From the Saimiri boliviensis isolate mSaiBol1 chromosome X, mSaiBol1.pri, whole genome shotgun sequence genome, one window contains:
- the PLP1 gene encoding myelin proteolipid protein isoform X2: MGLLECCARCLVGAPFASLVATGLCFFGVALFCGCGHEALTGTEKLIETYFSKNYQDYEYLINVIHAFQYVIYGTASFFFLYGALLLAEGFYTTGAVRQIFGDYKTTICGKGLSATFVGITYALTVVWLLVFACSAIPVYIYFNTWTTCQSIAFPSKTSASIGSLCADARMYGVLPWNSFPGKVCGSNLLSICKTAEFQMTFHLFIAAFVGAAATLVSLLTFMIAATYNFAVLKLMGRGTKF, encoded by the exons GCTTGTTAGAGTGCTGTGCAAGATGTCTGGTAGGGGCCCCCTTTGCTTCCCTGGTGGCCACTGGATTGTGTTTCTTTGGGGTGGCACTGTTCTGTGGCTGTGGACATGAAGCCCTCACTGGCACAGAAAAGCTAATTGAGACCTATTTCTCCAAAAACTACCAGGACTATGAGTATCTCATCAATGT GATCCATGCCTTCCAGTATGTCATCTATGGAActgcctctttcttcttcctttatggGGCCCTCCTGCTGGCTGAGGGCTTCTACACCACCGGCGCAGTCAGGCAGATCTTTGGCGACTACAAGACCACCATCTGCGGCAAGGGCCTGAGCGCAACG TTTGTGGGCATCACCTATGCCCTGACCGTTGTGTGGCTCCTGGTGTTTGCCTGCTCTGCTATACCTGTGTACATTTACTTCAACACCTGGACCACCTGCCAGTCTATTGCCTTCCCCAGCAAGACATCTGCCAGTATAGGCAGTCTCTGTGCTGATGCCAGAATGTATG GTGTTCTTCCATGGAATTCCTTCCCTGGCAAGGTTTGTGGCTCCAACCTTCTGTCCATCTGCAAAACAGCTGAG TTCCAAATGACCTTCCACCTGTTTATTGCTGCATTTGTGGGGGCTGCAGCCACACTGGTTTCCCTG CTTACCTTCATGATTGCTGCCACTTACAACTTTGCCGTCCTTAAACTCATGGGCCGAGGCACCAAGTTCTGA
- the PLP1 gene encoding myelin proteolipid protein isoform X1, with amino-acid sequence MGLLECCARCLVGAPFASLVATGLCFFGVALFCGCGHEALTGTEKLIETYFSKNYQDYEYLINVIHAFQYVIYGTASFFFLYGALLLAEGFYTTGAVRQIFGDYKTTICGKGLSATVTGGQKGRGSRGQHQAHSLERVCHCLGKWLGHPDKFVGITYALTVVWLLVFACSAIPVYIYFNTWTTCQSIAFPSKTSASIGSLCADARMYGVLPWNSFPGKVCGSNLLSICKTAEFQMTFHLFIAAFVGAAATLVSLLTFMIAATYNFAVLKLMGRGTKF; translated from the exons GCTTGTTAGAGTGCTGTGCAAGATGTCTGGTAGGGGCCCCCTTTGCTTCCCTGGTGGCCACTGGATTGTGTTTCTTTGGGGTGGCACTGTTCTGTGGCTGTGGACATGAAGCCCTCACTGGCACAGAAAAGCTAATTGAGACCTATTTCTCCAAAAACTACCAGGACTATGAGTATCTCATCAATGT GATCCATGCCTTCCAGTATGTCATCTATGGAActgcctctttcttcttcctttatggGGCCCTCCTGCTGGCTGAGGGCTTCTACACCACCGGCGCAGTCAGGCAGATCTTTGGCGACTACAAGACCACCATCTGCGGCAAGGGCCTGAGCGCAACGGTAACAGGGGGCCAGAAGGGGAGGGGTTCCAGAGGCCAACATCAAGCTCATTCTTTGGAGCGGGTGTGTCATTGTTTGGGAAAATGGCTAGGACATCCCGACAAG TTTGTGGGCATCACCTATGCCCTGACCGTTGTGTGGCTCCTGGTGTTTGCCTGCTCTGCTATACCTGTGTACATTTACTTCAACACCTGGACCACCTGCCAGTCTATTGCCTTCCCCAGCAAGACATCTGCCAGTATAGGCAGTCTCTGTGCTGATGCCAGAATGTATG GTGTTCTTCCATGGAATTCCTTCCCTGGCAAGGTTTGTGGCTCCAACCTTCTGTCCATCTGCAAAACAGCTGAG TTCCAAATGACCTTCCACCTGTTTATTGCTGCATTTGTGGGGGCTGCAGCCACACTGGTTTCCCTG CTTACCTTCATGATTGCTGCCACTTACAACTTTGCCGTCCTTAAACTCATGGGCCGAGGCACCAAGTTCTGA